The genomic stretch AGTCATAAATTCAGCAAAAGCAAGACAGGCCGCAAATAGACCGAGTGTGGTAATCGCATTATCAGCAGTAATTAAACGAACCTGATGAGGATGTTCAAAAGCGATAAACTCATCATCACCTTGGTTTGAAATTTGGTGCTCATCACGATTCTCAACCTCTTCCTTGTTCATTTCAGTGGCTAGTTTATGACGGTTAATCAAAAACTTAGCTAATGGACCACCAATCACACCACCAATGATCAAACCAAAGGTCGCACTGGCCATACCGAGTGCTAATGCACCTTCAATATGGAATTTGGTTTCTAAAATTGAACCCCAAGCGCCAGCAGTTCCGTGTCCACCCGTTAAGGTAATTGAACCCGCAATTAAGCCGATTAATGGATTTAAGCCGAGTGCTGTGGCAAGTCCAATACCCACAGCGTTTTGTATAAGAATAAAGGTCGCAACACAAACCAAGAAAATAACAAGACCAACACCACCTTCTCTGAGTTTTGCAAAATTGGCACTTAAACCAATTGAGGCAAAAAAGATCAACATAAAGCTCTTCTGAAGATCTGCACTGGTGGTAATGCTATATCCAAAAAAATTGTAGACCAGCAAAGAAATAATCGCAGCAACCAAACCGCCTGCAACAGGCTCTGGAATATTATAACGTCTTAGAAAGTCAATCCGATTAACTAAAAATCGTCCAAGTAACAATACGATGACTGCAGCAATAAGCGTATAAAACGCATTAAAAGTAAATTCCATGACCAAATCCATTCAATATGATTTCACACTTTTTGTTCTGTAGTCTCACTTAGGCTTTATCATTCATCATTCATGTTTAAGTCCAGAAACCTCCAAACTTATTTAGAAAAGCCACACAACAAAAAGCCCCGTATTCTAATAACGCATCGCACCAAGACTTTCATCTATTCGGTTCTTTAGAAATTTGGCTTGCTCAGCAATGACAAATTCAAATTCCGCTGCGACATCATTTATCAATTTCTCAGTCTTGTGAAACAGTGATGCTATTCGCTTAAAACCACTTAAAGCCAACAACAAAACATAGACTATTTAAGCATTCATGTTGAATATTTAAGAAAGCGCACATTATGCAGAAATTTGATTAGATTTCTTTATTTTTTTACAAAACTATTTCTGGATGCCTAATATTTATCTTGTCACTAGCTAAATCAATCATTACTCAAGTTTATTGACTATTTAAAATACAATCAATATTTTTCTGCATTGCTTTACCCTGCAATCATCTTGATAAAGATTAAATAGCAAAAAGCCGAAGTAAAGACTTCGGCTTTTTGGGAAAACATAATAATAGATTAGAGTTTAGAAATCGTATTTCGCCATTACACCAATACGGCTATCACGACCAACGCGATCGCTAGTATTGTTAACGATAACTGCACCGCTGCTGTCTTTGACAATGTTGTTGTAATCATCAACTGCACGTTCACCATAAATATATTCAGCACCAAAAGTTAACACTTTAGTTGGGTTATAGAATACATTTAACCAACCTTGTTGTAGGTTGTCATTCTTGCCTGCACCTTGCTTGTCATAGAACATGGCACCATAACCAATGCTGGTACGTACTTGAGGATTAATTCGATACGTTGCACCAACGCTGACCGCATCTAAATCAACCAAATCAACTGATTTTTTATTGGTATTGACCGTATAAGCATTGTCATTCCCGTACAGCATATAAGTCTTATCACCTGTTAGATGGGTATAATCTGCTGTCATAGACAACTGATCATTGAACTTATATTTGGCACCTGCAGCAAGGCCCCAACTAAATTCACCTTGATCATTATATTCATTACCGCCATCCACAGGTTTTAATCTAGCACGGGTTTCTTGAACCAACGCACGCGCATTGACTAAGCCTTTATCGCCCGCAAAGGTTTGGGTGATCTTAGCCGTTGCTGTCGGCAAGCGGTTAGCACTATCACCTTGCTCCAGGCCGACCATGTAACTGGTCGTATCAGAAATCTTGTCTGCATAACGGACCATTGGTGTACGGTGTGTTCCTGTGCCCAACGGACCATTAAAATCCAAAATTTCTGGTGAAGTCTCACCCGACACGAAAGAAGATGAAGTTTGACCAACTAACCATTTGTTATAAGTCAAATAAGCATGACGAATACGCACAGTATCGTTTTTATCGCCACCACGGAAATCGATCTCAACTTTACCCCCCACATCAGCATTTTGTACTGGGGCTTTAAAATCTAAACCAAGACGCGTTGTAGTGACCGTACTATAAAAACGATCGTTATTCGGGTTCATGATGCCATTTGCATCAAGCACACCATTTAAATCAACAGCATTGATTCGATTAAAGATTGCATTACCACCTTTAAATTGGTATTCAGCATCTGCACGCACAAAACCATATAAATTAAAGTTTGAACCCGCTTTGGTTTTCAAACTTGCAAGTGCAGATTCAGCTTTTGCAACTGGCTGTTGTACTGGCGCCGTACGAACTTGTTCGATTTGAACTTGCTGTTGCTGTTGGACTTGCTGCTGCTGTTGTTGAACCTGTTGCTGTTGTAAAATTAGTGATTTAAGAGCTTGCACTTCATCACGTAATTTTTTAATTTCATCTTTGTCAGATGCTGCATGTACAGAACCCATCATCAATGCTGTGACCGCAACCGCAACGCCCTGCTTTAAAAATACTTTACGACTCAAAAATTGACTCATTTAAAACTCCTAAATTTATAATATCCACATCCATGCATGTCAGATTTTTTAATATAAAAAAATCAGATTGAAAACCACTCACTCTAGTTTTAGCAGAGCGCTGTAAAACACCCACAAAAAAAACATCGAAGTAACATGCTTTGACTTAATTTTGATGAAACTTTAAAAACGAAAGTAACATTATGTGTATTTCACACGACTAATTTAACAACTTATTGAGATGTTTAAAATCAGTTTTCTTCCAGTTTGCTTAATTCCCAACCGTTTGCTTAAATCAAATTCCAATAAGTTTATAAAAATTATATATTTACACAAATAAACTTGATTCTATCGTGAGAGCATATTCGACTAATGTATAAGCAAAAAAAATACATGTGTCTTTTTATTTGTTCTTTCCAGCGTAATATTGCTCAAAAAACCGCTCAATACTGGTCTCATGATCGCGGCGCTTCATTATTCTAACTGAACTTTTATTGGTTTTTTCACTCACCACTTCACGCTCATCTGCTTTTATTGCTGTCTAGCGATGGTGAAAATAGCAGTTAGTCCAAGTAGGGTGAAAAGCACCATTAATATGCCCATATTCAGCAGAGCATTCCAAGGCATAAAGTTAAGCATCAGGCCACCGAGCAGACCAGAAGAGAATTGAACGCTCCCCATTAAGGCACTTGCCGTTCCAGCACGCGCTCCTTGTTGCGACATGGCTAGCGCCATCGCATTGGGACCCGTAAAACCAATACCTGCAACCGCCATAAATAAACCAAACATTACAACCCACAGGCTTGCTGATGTAGCAAAAGCACACAACAGCACGATAACCGCCCCTGTAAACTGAATAAGACCGCCCATTTGTAACCGCTGCTTAATTCCAACCCGTTGACTGATACGTTTATTGATCGACGATAAGAACATGATTCCTACAGCATTGAATGCAAAAGCATAGGCAAAATGCTGTTGGTCCATCGCAAAGACCCCCATAAAGACTGCGGAAGCCGAACTGATATAACAGAACAGCGCACCACCGGTTAGACAGCCAGCCAACATCGGCAATCTAAAGCTTTTATCTTTTAAAATCGTCTGATAGAGCAAGCCCACTTGGCGAATTGAAAGCTTTAAACGTCGCTCTACTGGTAAGGTTTCTGTGAAAAAGAAATGCACACAAACCAAGCAAAAAATACCAATCAGCATAAGTAAAATAAAAACGGCCTGCCAATCAAAGAAATACAGCACCCAAGCACCAAATATCGGTGCCATGACTGGTGCGATTCCCATGACAATCATCATGCTAGAAAATGCTTGAGCAGAACCTTGCACATCTAAACGGTCTCGAATGGCTGCTCGCGCAATCACCACCCCGACACACCCCCCTAAAGCTTGCAATAAACGTGCACCAATCAAAAACCAAACATCTGTCGCAAAGGCGCAAAGTAAGCTTGCCAATGCAAATACAGCCATGCCGAAATACAGCGGTGTTTTACGTCCGATTCGGTCACTGAGCGGACCATATATCAATTGGCCCAGTGCCAGTCCAAGAAAATAAGCGGGTAAGCTATTGGAGACCATTTGCGGGCTGACATTAAAGTCATGTGCCATTTGTAAAAATGCAGGAAGATACATATCAATAGACAATGGACCAAGTGCAGTAAACAAGGCCAATAACATGATCCAACCAGTTGAATACTGTTGATCTATTTTTTTTGTTGTCATGCGTCTATTTCTACTTTCCAATCAATCTATGCTGACAAGTTTACACGCTCCGTAGTACTATTTGTGCCGAGAAAAGATTTAAATTTATCGTTTTATTTAGATCTAGCTTTACCGCTATATTCAGCTAAATCTACTGAGTGAAAGCTATACTGCGTGCAGAAATCTTCCGATTGCTGTCATGCTTGGTTTTAGCGCTATGCGTGGTTTGTTTTGGGCACTATTTTATGCTTCGATTATTTGAAGTGTTTTTGCTGTATTCGTTAATAGGAATTCAAACTTGAACTCTGGGCTAACGCTATTTAAAAAAGTGATTTATAACAGTTCCTTCATGTATGGTCTTCGCATGATCATCGCCTTTGCAGGAACGGCTTTTATCCCTTACTATCTGGGCCAACAACTCTGGACCATTCCACTCACTTTGGGTGTGGTTGCTGCGGGCTTAAGCGATATTGATGATCGTTTTTCAGTCCGCATTATGAATTTGATTTATACCTATATTGGTTTCTTTCTGACTGCGGCTTCAGTTCAACTCTTATTCCCCTATCCATTTTTCTTTGGCATCGGTTTAATTTTATCGTGTATTGGCTGGATTTTACTGGGATCTTTGGGCCGACGTTATGCCACGATTTCCTATGGCTGCTTGGTCGTCTCGGTTTACACCATGTTGGGCACCCACTTATTTGAACAATGGTATTTTCAACCCATCCTCTTGGTTGTTGGTGCAATCTGGTATGGTGTGATCTCAACCATTAGCTTTTTATTGTTTCCTGCTCGGC from Acinetobacter pullicarnis encodes the following:
- the gltS gene encoding sodium/glutamate symporter, whose protein sequence is MEFTFNAFYTLIAAVIVLLLGRFLVNRIDFLRRYNIPEPVAGGLVAAIISLLVYNFFGYSITTSADLQKSFMLIFFASIGLSANFAKLREGGVGLVIFLVCVATFILIQNAVGIGLATALGLNPLIGLIAGSITLTGGHGTAGAWGSILETKFHIEGALALGMASATFGLIIGGVIGGPLAKFLINRHKLATEMNKEEVENRDEHQISNQGDDEFIAFEHPHQVRLITADNAITTLGLFAACLAFAEFMTAFSKDTWYELPTFVWTLGGGVILRNVLEGIFKVNIFDRAIDVFGNASLSLYLAMALLSLKLWQLADLAGPLMVILTAQTLTMGLYAAFVTFRVMGKNYDAAVLSAGHCGFGMGATPTAVANMQAITNMYGPSHKAFLIVPLCGAFFVDLINATVIQTILSFFA
- a CDS encoding DcaP family trimeric outer membrane transporter, which codes for MSQFLSRKVFLKQGVAVAVTALMMGSVHAASDKDEIKKLRDEVQALKSLILQQQQVQQQQQQVQQQQQVQIEQVRTAPVQQPVAKAESALASLKTKAGSNFNLYGFVRADAEYQFKGGNAIFNRINAVDLNGVLDANGIMNPNNDRFYSTVTTTRLGLDFKAPVQNADVGGKVEIDFRGGDKNDTVRIRHAYLTYNKWLVGQTSSSFVSGETSPEILDFNGPLGTGTHRTPMVRYADKISDTTSYMVGLEQGDSANRLPTATAKITQTFAGDKGLVNARALVQETRARLKPVDGGNEYNDQGEFSWGLAAGAKYKFNDQLSMTADYTHLTGDKTYMLYGNDNAYTVNTNKKSVDLVDLDAVSVGATYRINPQVRTSIGYGAMFYDKQGAGKNDNLQQGWLNVFYNPTKVLTFGAEYIYGERAVDDYNNIVKDSSGAVIVNNTSDRVGRDSRIGVMAKYDF
- a CDS encoding multidrug effflux MFS transporter, producing the protein MTTKKIDQQYSTGWIMLLALFTALGPLSIDMYLPAFLQMAHDFNVSPQMVSNSLPAYFLGLALGQLIYGPLSDRIGRKTPLYFGMAVFALASLLCAFATDVWFLIGARLLQALGGCVGVVIARAAIRDRLDVQGSAQAFSSMMIVMGIAPVMAPIFGAWVLYFFDWQAVFILLMLIGIFCLVCVHFFFTETLPVERRLKLSIRQVGLLYQTILKDKSFRLPMLAGCLTGGALFCYISSASAVFMGVFAMDQQHFAYAFAFNAVGIMFLSSINKRISQRVGIKQRLQMGGLIQFTGAVIVLLCAFATSASLWVVMFGLFMAVAGIGFTGPNAMALAMSQQGARAGTASALMGSVQFSSGLLGGLMLNFMPWNALLNMGILMVLFTLLGLTAIFTIARQQ